From Paenibacillus sp. PL2-23:
ATGTTCGAACCGCGGACGCGGCGAATAAGAGACGGCGAAGCTCGTCATCCGGCACCTCTTGGAGCCAGCGTTCCAGCAGAGCCTCCATCGCCTCCCCGTCGACTAGGCCTAGGCAGTCCAGATTCATCGCTTTTCCTGCCTCCAAGGCTAGCAGGGATACCGCAAGCGGATGTCCCAGCGTCCGCAGCCAGACCGCATCAGCCGCGAGTTCACTGCTCACCCCCAATTGCCGCAAGTAGGCCTGAATATCCTCGTAGGATAGGTCTGCGAGGGGCATACGGACGATCATCCTGTTCCAGCCGGGAGTAAATCGCCAAGGTCCCTCAAGCGAATAACGGCCCGCGATCACAATGAGCATATTTGAAGGGAGGTTAGGAAGGTATTGAGTGCGCAGCCAGTAGTCCAGCGCCCCCGCCTCCTCATATTCATCAATGAGCAGCACGATTCGTTTGTGTTCGGCTGTTTCGTGGAGGAAGGATACGCTCCCGTCATTCCCGCACGCATCGCCCCGCGCCGCCGTAGACGCCTCACCTTCCAATCCCTTAAGTACCGTCTGCTCGAATGACCGGATGTCGCTGCCCAGCTCTCTCATGCGGACCCATACCGGTAAAGCGTTATGTTCGCCGGCCATTTCCGCGAAACGGTGAAGGAGATAGGTCTTGCCCATGCCTGCCGTCCCGGATAGATGGAGAATACGCTCGGTCTGATGCGGAAGGTTCTCCAGGTACCGGCGAAAGACGGCAAGCTCGAATTCGCGGCCGACAAAGTGGTCAGCCATGAGTCGATTCCAGTGCTGGCCGATCGTCTGCGGCATGTTCATCCTCTCCGTTCAAGCATTTTTATCTAAAAGTATACCCTGACGGTAATCGAATGGGTAGCCTCTTTTCTCCTGCTCTGGTGTACGCTCAGAAAGAGCATTTCAAATAAGGAGGCAGACTATTATGAGTTTCGCGACGGAACGAACCGCTTCTTCTAAAGATAGCCGCAAATGGCTTTCGGGCTCCGAAATATTGCTGCGCGCTTTGCTTGACGAAGGTGTGGATTGCGTATTCGGCTACCCGGGCGGCGCGGTGCTGTATATTTACGATGCGATGCATGACAACCCGGACTTCCATCACTTGCTGGCGCGCCATGAGCAAGGGGCGATTCATGCCGCGGACGGCTATGCCCGGTCAACCGGCAGAACGGGGGTCGTCTTGGCGACCTCCGGACCGGGTGCCGCCAATTTGGTGACGGGTATCGCGACGGCTTATATGGATTCGGTGCCGCTAGTCGTCATTACGGGAAATGTGTCATCTGATCTGATCGGCACCGACTCGTTCCAGGAGGTGGATATCGTGGGCATCTCCCAGCCGATTACGAAGCACAGCTTTTTTGTTCGGAGGGCAACTGATCTGGCTCGTATTGTCCGGGAAGCCTTCTATATCGCTGGAACGGGTCGCAAAGGGCCGGTGCTGATCGATATTCCGAAGGATGTCAGCGCAGAGAAGGCGATATATGAAAGGCCTGAACGGGTCCATATTCCCGGCTACTCGGAAGCGCTCGAGGCTTCGCGGGTGCCGGACGAAGGGAAGCTGGACGAGCTGATCTCGGCTATTCACCAAAGCGAACGACCGCTTCTTCTGGCGGGGGCGGGCGTCATCCATGCGGAGGCAAGCGAAGAGCTGCGCGCATTCATTGACCGTACGGGAATTCCGGTGACGACTACATTGCTGGGATTAGGCGCGGTACCAGCCGATCATGACTTATGGTTGGGAATGCCTGGTATGCATGGAACCTACGCGGCGAATCAGGCCTTGATCCAGTGCGATCTGCTGATTTCTGTCGGGGCGCGGTTCGACGATCGAGTTACGATGCGGCTGGATAGCTTTGCCCCTCTTGCGAGGATCGCCCATGTGGACATCGATGCAGCCGAAATCGGCAAGCTGGTCCCCACCTCTATTCCTATTCAGGGGGATGCCTGCGAGACACTGGGACTGCTGAACCGAAGGCTTCCGCGCGAGTGCCAGAGGAAGACACTGTGGATTGATTATTTGCGCAGCCTGAAATTGGGATACCGCCTCAGCTACAAGCCGTCCGAGAATGAGCTGAAGCCGCAATACGTCATCGAGATGCTGTCGCGAACGACTGACGGCGGAGCGATCGTGACGACGGACGTTGGACAGCATCAGATGTGGACGGCTCAGTATTACCGGTTCCGCCGGCCCCGTTCGCTCATTACTTCCGGAGGGCTGGGAACGATGGGCTTCGGATTCCCGTCGGCGATCGGGGCGCAGCTGGGCAATCCGGAGCGAATCGTCATATCCGTGAACGGGGATGGAGGCATGCAGATGTGTGCCCAGGAGCTCGCAATCTGCGCGATCCACAATATTCCGGTCAAAATCGTGGTCATCAACAACCGTACGCTTGGGATGATCCGGCAATGGCAGGAGCTCATCTATGAAGGGCGGTACAGTCATATCGACTTGTCCGGAAGTCCGGACTTCGTGAAGCTGGCCGAAGCGTACGGCGTGAAAGGATTGCGAGCCTCCTCTCCCAAGGAGGCGGAGCAGGTGTGGCAGGAGGCCTTGGAGACGCCCGGGCCGGTTCTGATCGATTTTGTCGTATCGCAAGACGAGCTGGTCTATCCGATGGTACCGCAAGGGCAAGGCCTGCAGGATATAAGGCTGGGCCCGGATATAGGAGGCGAAGCGAATGAGTAATCGGATCTTATTGTCGGCTACGGTGAACGATACGCCCGGCGTGCTTCAAAGGGTGGCGGGTCTGTTCTCGAGGCGAAGCTACAACATCGAGAGCATTACGGTCGGCCCTTGCGAGCGGGAAGGGCGCTCCCGAATGATCGTAGCCGCTCGGGGAGACGAGGCGCTGGTCCGGCAAATGTGCAGTCAATTAAACAAATTAGTTGACGTGCTGGACGTCGTTCGACTACAGGAGCGATCATTTGTCAGCAGGGACTTGATGCTGGTAAAGCTCCGTATGGATCCGTCCAAACGGTCGGAGCTGCAGAGCCTTACCGACACGTTCCGCTGCTCCGTTATCGATGTGAGTCCCGAGGCGGTCATTCTACAGGTCGTGGGCGATAAGGACAAGAACGACGCCTTCCTTCAGCTGCTAAGACCGTATGGTATTCTGGAGATGACGCGAACGGGAGAAACGGCGATGAGCAGAGGATTGGTTCATGGGGGGTAAACGGCAGCCGGGCGTTCCGTTAATCTGGAGCTCATCTTGCGAATAACAAGCCTGCGGAAATATGACATAAGATGACGTATTAGAAGTCTATACTGAAGGGAGATGAACGAAAGGAGCAACGAACAATGACGCGAAAAGTGATGATGGATTTGGCGGTTGCCTCGGCCAGGTGGAGTCCATGAGCGTCCATGGCGATATTGTCATTGAGGGAGCGCGCGAAAATAATCTGAAAAACGTTAACGTGCGCATCCCCAAGCGGAAGATCACGATCTTCACCGGCGTATCGGGCTCGGGCAAATCTTCCCTGGTCTTCGACACCATCAGCGCCGAAGCTCAGCGGCAGCTGAACGAGACGTTCTCAGCCTTTATCCGAAACCGATTGCCGCGGTTCAATCAGCCGGATGCCGACCGCATCGACAATTTGTCCACGGCGGTCGTGATTGATCAGAAGAGGCTCGGCGGCAACTCCCGTTCTACGGTCGGTACAGTTACGGATATTTATTCCGTGCTTCGGCTGCTGTTCTCTCGAATCGGTACGCCTTATGCAGGCAATTCAAATGTTTTCTCATTTAACGACCCGGCCGGCATGTGTCCGGAATGCTCCGGAGTCGGACAGGTCGTTCGGTTCGACGTGGATAAGCTGCTTGACGCGTCAAAGTCGCTGAACGAAGGCGCTGTCCTATTCCCCGTATTCAAGGTGGGGAGCTGGTACTTGAACACATATACGCATTCCGGCTTGTTCGACAACGACAAGCGGCTCGCCGACTACACTCCAGAAGAATGGGAGACCCTCCTTCATGGGAAAGCAAGCAAGATCGTCTACCACACCAAAGGCGGCGATATTGAATCGGATTACGAGGGACTGCTGCCCAAGCTCACCCGCCTGTACTTGAAGCGGGACAGCAGCGAAATGTCGGATGCGAAGCGGGAAACCCTTGATTTGTTCCTATCCTACACCGAATGCCAGCTATGCGGGGGAAGCCGCCTGAATCAAGCAGCCTTGGCCTGCCGGATTAACGGTTACAATATTGCGGAGTGCGCAGCGATGGAGATTGGCGAGCTTATTGGCGTGATGGAAGCCATTCAGGAGCCCCTCGCCGGCCCAATGATCGAGGGGATTCTGATTCGCCTGAAGCATCTGGTCTCCATCGGTCTGGACTATCTGAGTCTGGACAGGCAGACCGCAACCTTGTCGGGCGGGGAGTCGCAGCGCATCAAGATGGTCCGACATTTGAGCAGCAGCCTGACCGACATGATCTATATTTTCGACGAACCGAGCGTCGGGCTGCCTCCGCGTGACGTCCATCTTCTGAACGGCATGCTGCGCCGGCTCCGGGACAAAGGCAACACTGTGCTCGTCGTCGAGCACGACCGCGAAGTCATGGAGATCGCCGATCATATCGTCGATGTCGGACCCCATGCGGGAGCCCGCGGAGGAGAAATTGTATACGAAGGCGATTTTACGGGCTTGCTGAACGCGGATACGTTGACGGGCCGTTATTTGAAGCATAGTCTCCCGCTTAAAACCTCGGTCAGAGCGCCCAAGGGCTGGATGACGGTAGCCGGCGCAAGGCTTCATAATCTGAAGAACGTGACGGTCGATATACCCGTTGGCGTGCTGACCGTGGTAACAGGAGTGGCTGGCTCCGGGAAGAGCACGCTGATTAACGGCGCCTTTCTGTCGTCGCACCCGGAAGCGATCGTCATTGACCAGTCGGCCGTGGGCACGTCCATCCGCTCCAATCCGGCGACCTACACGGGAATGATGGATGAGATTCGAAGGCAGTTCGCCGCCGCGAACAAGGTGAGCGCCTCGCTGTTCAGCTTCAACTCCAAAGGAGCCTGTCCGGGCTGCCAGGGGATCGGGACGATCTACACGGATCTGGCATTTCTCGAGCCTATAAGAACGACTTGCGAAATATGCGGGGGCAGGCGGTTCAACGAAGAAGTGCTGGCGTACAAGCTGAACGGAAAATCGATCAGTGACGTTCTTGCCATGACGGTGCGGGAAGCTTCGGAGTTCTTCGTCAAAAAAGAGCTGCTCCGTCAATTGCGGACGCTGGAGGATGTGGGTCTCGGTTACATGACGCTGGGTCAGCCGCTGAGCACCTTGTCGGGCGGTGAATGCCAGCGCATCAAGCTCGCCGGGGAGCTTCACAAGGAGGGCAGCCTCTATGTCATGGACGAGCCGACGACAGGACTTCATATGTCCGATATCTCGCGCCTGCTGGACATTATGAACCGGCTGGTCGACGGGGGCAATACGGTGGTCGTCATCGAGCATAACCTGGATGTGATCAAAAGCGCGGACTGGATCATCGATATGGGACCCGAAGGCGGCCACCGAGGCGGCCGCGTCGTGTTTGAAGGCCCTCCCGCCTTGCTTGCCGCTGCCCAGCATTCGATGACAGGAGCGTACTTACGCCAAACGGAGAACGGCCAGGAATCGTCCCACTGATTGTTGCCTTTCATAGACGCTAATGATATGAAGTCGCCGATGCTATCGGCGGCTTCTTTGCGTATAGGACCGGCAAGAGGAGCGACGGGGGTGCTGCGCTGCTCAAACGACATTTTCGCCTTTTTACATAGACGCTATTAGCCGCTTCACCGAAGGAATGAGCTCACGGAGCGGTGCGAAAGCAGATTTTTCATCATATTGACACAGGGCTGCAACAGACGAATGCGGGTGACAGATTCCATTCTAAGCAAAAAAAGTTTAAAATATTGTATTGACTGCTGCGTTACGTGTTATTTTAAAAGAAAGGCGCGAACGCCAGCGATTGGAAGTTCAATAATCGGGGGTAAGATCGGGGACCGTACACATGATGTTGCGATGCGTGCGCTAATTCCAGGTCGCATGGCGAAATTTTCGTTGGCCGCCGGGTCCCCTTGTCCTGGCAACAACGGTAGCGGAAGAGGACGATCAGCACACAAGAGGAGAGGTTCACATGACGAATAAGAACAAGAAAAAGGCCTTTGACTTCAGCAGCAGCAACCCGTTCGAGAAGGAAGCCCGCCAGCGGTGGGGCGACAAGAAGGTAGACGAATCGAACGCCAAGGTGGATTCGATGCTGAGGAAGGGGCAGCTTTGGAATTTCGAGGACGAGCTTAATTACCTCTACCAGAGACTGGCCGATATGCGCCATGAGGATCCCAAATCGCCTAAGGCCCAAGCGGCAATCGGCCAGTGGTATACATTGCTTCAACGCGTGAACACGTATTCGATGGAAGCCTTCAAGGGACTCGGCGAAATGTACGTCAACGACCCGCGCTTCCGCAATAATATCGACGAGTTCGGTGAAGGGCTTGCGGTCTTTATGCGAGACGCGATGGCGCACTTCGCCGACAACGCGAAGTCTTAATGGTCGCATAGCGCACCTTCGCTCCTGCACAGCCAGGCTGCCTCTCATCAGGCAGCTTTTCTTTTTGCGGATGCCCCGCCGGCACCATCAATCCTCAAGCATCCAGCTGTCCTCGGGCTGTCCCAGCGCTTTAAGCGCCAGCAGGACAGAGCCGACGACAGGCTCGTGCCGAGGCGGCTCTACCACATAACGTTTGTTGCGGCCTGCAGCGAGCTGGTCGATCAAGGCTCGTTGGACGTAGGGGCTGGCAAGCACGCTGCCGATGAGCGCGACACGCACCTCGTCCTCTTGGAAGGCTGTGGCGACAAGCTCGATGCCGACCTTCAGCTGATGAATGGCGCGGTCCAGGACGAAGGCTGCGATGCCGCTGCCTCGGAGTGCTTGCTCAGTCACGATGGGGGCGAATTGTCCGACATGCCTGTCCCGCTCTCTGCGATCAGCCTGGAAGCCCTTCCTCGCGTATTCGGCCAGCGCCTCTATGCTGTCGACCTGGAAGTGGCGCAGCATGTCCGAGACCAGCTGCTCATCCGTCGCATCGCGATTGCCGGCAATCGCTTCGTATACAGCCTCATATGCGATAAAGCGGGCTGCAGAAGGGGCGTAGTGGTGAAAAGCGTAGTTGCTGAGGTGCTGGCCGTTCTCAGTGATGCCCCAAATATTAGAGCCTGTCCCGGATATCGCTACAATCCCGGGCTTTGCCTGCAGCGCGCCCGCATGGGCGGACACTGCGTCGTTCACATGCTGCCGGGGACAGGCCAGGCCGGGTATATTCGTCAGCTCTGTCACCCAGGCCAAGTCCTCCGGCGTATCGTAACCGGCTATGCCCGCTGTCACATACCGCACGTCATCCAGACTCCGCCCAGCCGACGTTAAAGCGTCGAGCACGGCTTGCCGCACGTTGTGCACGGCATTCCTATCCTTGTGCAGCGACGACGCTCCGCCCTCCACATAAGCCAGCCTTGTGCCGCGAAGATCTGCTACAAGGACGCGGGTATGCGTTCCGCCTCCATCAATACCTATGACAACCGATGACTCCATAGCTCAGTGCCCTCCTGATCGGGTAGAAGTTGACTTTAACCAACACGAATAGGATTATCATACTAGAAGCGCAGAGACTTGCAAATGTAAATATAAAGACGGAGGAATGATGGATGGGTATTGCGTTAATCGTGCTTGCTATTATGATGATGATTGCGATTGCGGTGCCTCTTGTGCAGCGCCTCGCGCCGGCTTTCGGGGGACGCGTTACGGCAGCCCAGAGGAGAAGCTATGAGAAGCTCCCGCATTACCAAGCCAACCGGTTTCAATACCCTGTACCGACTCGAATGACGACGAATGCCAAGGACATGTTCCCCGTCGCGTGGGAATTTCTGAGAGGCAGTCCCAGCCGCCAGCCCAAGGGGGCGTACCCTATGGTGGAGCTGGATAGCCGAAGCTTGGAGCAGCCGGATAAGCCAAGAGTGGTCTGGTTCGGGCATTCCGCCGCTCTTCTTCAGACGGATGGGCTGACCATTCTGTTCGACCCCATGTTCGGGACAGCGCCGTCGCCGTTCCCGATGGTTGGAGGCAAGCGCTACGGAGGAAGGCTGCCGCTCAGGCTGGAGGATATACCGAGCATCGACTACGTATTCATTACACACGATCATTATGATCATCTCGATTACAGCTCCATCAAGCGGCTGAAGGACAAGGTTAGCCATTTCCTTGTCCCGCTTGGCGTAGCTAATCATCTGAAGCGCTGGGGTGTAGAGGAGAAGCGGATCACAGAGCTCGACTGGTGGCAGGAGCTGGAGCTGGGGAGCTTGAAGATCGCTTGCGCGCCATCCCGACATTTCTCCGGGCGGGGCACTGGGGACCGCGACAGCACCTTATGGTGCTCCTGGGTCATCCATAGCCGCGAGACCAGGCTGTTCTTCTCCGGCGACAGCGGGTATGGTCCGCATTTCAAGGAGATAGGGGACCAATACGGTCCCTTCGACCTGACGATGATGGAATGCGGGCAATACGATGAACGATGGTCCGCTATCCACATGCTGCCGGAGCAGACCGTTCAAGCGCATGAGGATGTGCGGGGTGATGTGCTGATCCCCATTCATTGGGGCGGGTTCACTTTGGCGCTGCATGACTGGACCGATCCGCCTGAGCGGGTCGTGAAGGAGGCCGAGCGGCGCGGAGTGCGCATGGCAACCCCGCGGGTCGGGGAGAGTGTGACGATTGGCTCGGAGGCGTATCCCCAGTCCAGGTGGTGGCGCGACGTCTAGCTCGTAGACTGAGCGCTGGCAGGGATTTTTTTTGTACAACTTAACGAAAGTTAATAGGCGATTGCAAGCTGAGGCGGTAGAATAGCGAAAAAGCAAGCTTTAACGAGGAGGTGAGACGATGTACCCGGCAAAACCAACCTTCGAGAAAAACACCAACGGCAGCAAACTAGGCAAAATTGTTCTCGACGCCGCCAAAGCGAATGAGCAGATTAGAATGTCTGCTGCAGCCAAGGCCTAATAGCTGCTGAAGGAGAAAGGGACCGCCGTTGCATACAGCAGCGGCGGTCCCTTTCTGTCGTGTTCAGGCGTCGAATGACCTCCCTGTCCGTACTGGCTTAATAAACCAGCAGGCCCATCGCGCGTTTCGCGGCGTCGAGCGTCTTGTGCGCTTCCTCGGACGCTTTGCGAGCGCCTTCCTTCAAGATGCGGTCGAGCTCGTCGGAGCCGATGAGCGCCTCGTATTTCTCTTGTAGAGGAGCCAGCTTGGCAATGACAACCTCCGCCAGCTCCTTCTTGAACGCGCCGTAGCCTTGGCCCTCAAAGCGCCGCTCGACCTCCGCGATGGTGACGTCGCCGAAGACGGAATAGATCTCCATCAGGTTGCTGACAGCCGGCTTCGCCTCCCAGTCATAGCGTACAGCCATATCAGAGTCTGTGACAGCGCGGGAGAATTTCTTGCGGATGACGGCCGGCGTGTCGAGCAGGAGCACGTAGCTGCTTGTGTTGGGATTGCTTTTGCTCATCTTGCTGGAGGGATCGTCCAGACCCATCACCCGCGCGCCTACCTCCTGAATGACGGGCTCCGGAACCGTGAACGTCTGGCCGAAGCGGTTGTTGAAGCGGTTCGCGATATCGCGCGTCAGCTCCAGATGCTGCTTCTGATCCTCGCCGACAGGCACATGCGTCGCCTGGTAGAGCAGAATATCCGCCGCCATCAGCGCGGGATACGTGAACAGAGCTGTGCTGACGGCATCCTTGCCCTCAGACTTGTCCTTGAATTGTGTCATGCGGCTCATCTCGCCGAAATAAGCCTGCGTCTCCATCAACCAGCCGAGCTCGGCATGCGCGGGAACTTGCGACTGCAGGAAGATGGTGCTTTTGTCCGGATCGCAGCCTGCCGCGATGTAGAGGGCGGCTATCTGGCGGGAGCGCTCGCGCAGCTCCTTGGGATCCTGCGGCACCGTAATCGCGTGCAGATCGGGAATGAAGAAGAAGCCGTCGTATTCATTCTGATACATGACGAACTGTCGCAGCGCTCCCACGTACCCGCCGATGTTCAGATCGCCGCTGGGTTTAATGCCGGATAAAATTCTTTTTGCCATAGTGAATGCCTCTCTTCTCTCGTGTCATGTAGAATGAGCCTCTCCAAGGGACTGACGGCCAACAAAAAAAACGCCTCGCCCCCTGCAACAGGGACGAAGCGCAGCTCCGCGGTACCACCCGAATTCGGCCAAAGGGCCGCACTCTGCCATGAACGGAGCAATCAGGCGCGTGTCAGCGGCCGCTTGCTTGCTTTCGATCATGCCTCCCCTGGATAACGGTGGGAGCTTCCGTCGAAGCCTACTGCCCGGGCGGGGGTTCGGTTCGAAGCGATGGGATCCATTCGCCAAGGGTTCATACGCCGGACCTTGCACCAATCGCCGGCTCGCTGAGGCATGAACGCCATAGGGTACTACTTCCCATCATGGCTGTGTCGGTATTTTATCGGTTATTGCTTCCTAGAATATCGGGAAAACCGGCAAGAGTCAAGCGGCTGCTGCCAGCGCAATTTTACAATATTTTAACCCATATATTAACATATTGAAAACAAACCATCCTTACACTGGTTATATCACGCATATGGGGAGTGGATGAGAAGTGAGGAAGGTTAGCCGAAAAACGCTTTCTATCTTTGTCGCGTCGCAGCTGGCGCTGGGAACGCTGCTTGGGGGAAGCGCCGTTATGGCGGAAGAGACCGCATCAACGGAACAAATGCAAGCTACATATGTGCTTAACAAAATCGGTTCATATGAAGTGGGAACACATAGCGAAGATGGCGGTGTCGCCGAAATTGTGAAATATAATAAGGATAACGGCAAGTTCTACCTGGTGAACGGCTCGAGCAATCCGCCAAGTCTGGATATCGTATCGCTGGGCAACGGCGAGGGCGAGCTGAAGAAGGAGAAGACCGTGCTGGTGAAGGAGCTTGCTGAGACGAACGGCTTTGTGTTCGGCGACCTAACCAGCGTGGCGATCAGCATAGGAACGGACTTGGTATATGTGTCGGTGCAGGAGGCGGACGCGGCCAAGCCCGGTAAGATTCTCGCCCTTAGCTATGACGGCAAGCTCGTGAAGGAATATGCGGCGGGCATTCAGCCGGACATGATTGCGGTGACGGCGGACGGGCGTTATGTTCTGACGGCGGATGAGGCGGAGCACCGTACAGGTGTGCCAGGGGCTGACCCCAAGGGCAGCGTCACCATCGTGGATACGATGAGCGGCAAGTCGAAACAGGCTTACTTCGATAAGCCGGAGGTTATCGCGGACGATGTACACATTCGCGGCGCCGTAGACGCGGACGGTATGATTGCGGGTCCTGGCACCAAAGGGGACGCGCTGTACGATCTGGAGCCGGAATATATCACCATTGCCGAGGACGGCAAGCTGGCGTATGTGACGCTGCAGGAGAATAACGCAATCGCGACGGTTGATATCGCGAAGGGCGAGGTGCTGTCTGTCGACGGGCTTGGCCTGAAGGACTACAACGATCCCGCGAACGAGCTGGATGTTCGCAAGGACGGCAAAATCATGTTCGAGAACGTACCGTTCTACGGCGTGTATATGCCGGATGGCATCACCTCGTACACCGTCGGCGGCAAAACCTATCTGGTGACGGCCAATGAAGGCGACGCAACCGAATGGCCGAACCGCGTGAACGGCAGCAATGTCGAGGATATGAAGGGCAAGCTGGACTCTGCCTCGGCAGCGTACAAGTTCCTGCAGGACAAGACGGATTATGACGGCGTTGAGGTCATGACGGACCGCGGGAACGACGGTCTCTATATGTACGGCGGACGCTCCTTCTCGATCTACGAGGCGGACACCATGAAGCAGGTATATGACAGCGGCAGCGATTTCGAGCGTATTACGGCTGTCTCGGTGCCGGAGTATTTCAATACGAGCAATACCAAAGCGAAGCTGGACGACCGCAGCGAGAAGAAAGGCCCTGAACCGGAGGATGTGAAGCTTGGCGTCATCGGCGATCGGACGTACGCGTTTATCGGTCTGGAGCGGATCGGCGGCATTATGATGTACGATGTGACAAATCCGATGGAGCCGGCATTCGTCAGCTACGTGAATACGCGTGAATTCGTGGACGCTGAAGGAGAAGTGAACCTCGATACCGACACAGGGCCTGAGGGTCTGGAGTTTATCTCCGCTGAAGACAGCCCGACTGGCAATCCTCTCCTGCTTGTCGCATTCGAGGTAGGCGGCAAG
This genomic window contains:
- a CDS encoding choice-of-anchor I family protein; this translates as MRKVSRKTLSIFVASQLALGTLLGGSAVMAEETASTEQMQATYVLNKIGSYEVGTHSEDGGVAEIVKYNKDNGKFYLVNGSSNPPSLDIVSLGNGEGELKKEKTVLVKELAETNGFVFGDLTSVAISIGTDLVYVSVQEADAAKPGKILALSYDGKLVKEYAAGIQPDMIAVTADGRYVLTADEAEHRTGVPGADPKGSVTIVDTMSGKSKQAYFDKPEVIADDVHIRGAVDADGMIAGPGTKGDALYDLEPEYITIAEDGKLAYVTLQENNAIATVDIAKGEVLSVDGLGLKDYNDPANELDVRKDGKIMFENVPFYGVYMPDGITSYTVGGKTYLVTANEGDATEWPNRVNGSNVEDMKGKLDSASAAYKFLQDKTDYDGVEVMTDRGNDGLYMYGGRSFSIYEADTMKQVYDSGSDFERITAVSVPEYFNTSNTKAKLDDRSEKKGPEPEDVKLGVIGDRTYAFIGLERIGGIMMYDVTNPMEPAFVSYVNTREFVDAEGEVNLDTDTGPEGLEFISAEDSPTGNPLLLVAFEVGGKVGVFEVAEETLLPEVSFTDIDDSYAKEAIETLATFGYMNGVGDEKFAPKAGMTRADFTLLIARLLEADLSAGLQASSFTDIEADAYYAAAVEWAAESGIVNGMSDGSFHPKDGVTREQMATILVRMAAFMEIELPSVKEPITFSDEASISAYAKEAVALAQSSGIISGKQSAEGVMFAPQEMATREQAAMMLYNMMGAIFVSAAE